The sequence below is a genomic window from Lentimicrobiaceae bacterium.
CAAGAGGCTTTGGCTCACCCCAATTGGGTTATGGGCAAAAAGGTTACTATCGACTCTGCAACGCTTATGAATAAAGGCTTAGAAGTGATTGAAGCCAAGTGGCTTTTTGGTGTTGAGATAAGCAAAATAGAAGTTGTCGTTCACCCCGAAAGTATAATTCACTCTATGGTGCAATTTGAAGACGGCTCTATAAAAGCACAGTTGGGGGCTCCAGATATGCGTTTGCCTATTCAATACGCATTTTCGTACCCCGACAGAATAAAAGCTTTTTACAAAACCTACGATTTTGCAAATCACACAACATTTCATTTTGAAAAGCCTGATTTAAACACATTCCCTTGCTTATCTTTAGCATATTCTGCAATAGAAAAAGGAGGAAATACAACATGTGCACTCAACGCCGCCGACGAAGTCGCTGTTGAAGCATTTTTAAATTCGCAAATAAAATTTACCGATATACCCAAAGTAATAGAAAAAACCATGCAAAAGTGCTATTTCATTGAAAGTCCTGATTTGGACGACTTAAAAACAACTCATGCCGAAGCCACAGAAATAGCCAAAGCGATTATTAACAACAAAAACAGATAACTATATATGGTAGTTTTAATAAAAATAGCTCAATTATTACTCAGTTTATCAATTTTAGTACTAGTTCACGAATTTGGTCACTTTATAGCTGCAAAAATTTTTAAAGTTAGAGTTGAAAAGTTTTACATCTTTTTTAACCCTTGGTTTACACCTTTCAAGAGACTAGTTGGGGAAACCGAATACGGTATTGGCTGGTTGCCTTTGGGCGGATATGTAAAACTGTCGGGAATGATTGACGAATCGTTAGACACAGACCAAATGAAGAGCGAACCCAAAAGCTATGAGTTTAGAACAAAACCTGCTTGGCAACGGTTTATAATTATGGTTGCAGGAGTTATTATGAACATAATCTTAGCAATAGTAATTTACATTGTAGCTATGTGGGTTTGGGGCGAACAATACCTTCATAACAGCGAAGTTAAATACGGCATTTCCGTCGATTCAATAGGATACGAAATGGGCTTACGCAACGGCGATAAAATTATTTCTGTTGACAATATCATTTACGAAGATTTTTACGAAATACCTGCCGCAATAATTCTCGAAAATGCCGAAACTATACAGGTAGAACGCGATGGTAAAAATGAAAATATAGTTATCCCCGACGGATATATTTCGAAAATAATAAAATCAAAATCGGGGAGTTTTATAACTCCGAGAATACCTTTTATAATTGGCGGTTTTACCGAAGTTTCGGCTGCAAGAGATGCCGGAATGCAGGTTGGCGATAAAATCATATCAATTGACGGCAAGCCTGTTTATTTTGATGAATTTAGAGAAGAAGTTAAAAATTACAAGTCGGCTACAACGCCTATAACCCTTGTAAGAGACAGCGACACGCTAACCCTTATGGTTAATATTAGCGATGAAGGTATGATTGGTGCTGCTGTACAATCGCCGTTGTCTATTTTTAATATTACAAATAAAGATTACAGCTTGATAGAAGCAATACCGGCAGGAACTAAAAAGACCTTCACTGTTGTTAATGATTACTTCAAACAGCTTAAACTGATTTTCTCGCCCGAAGTTAAGGCTTACGAATCGGTTGGTGGCTTTATTACCATTGGAAAAATCTTTCCCGACACTTGGAATTGGCGTGCATTTTGGAGTCTTACAGCATTTTTATCGGTTGTTCTTGCAATTTTAAATATACTACCAATCCCCGGATTAGACGGAGGGCACGCCTTGTTTGCTTTGTTTGAAATCGTTACCGGAAGAAGACCCGGCGACAGATTTTTAATTAACGCTCAAGTTGTGGGTATGATAATTCTGTTTGCATTAATCATTTTTGCCAACGGCAACGATATAGTGCAACTTTTGTCGGGAAAATAATAATTTGAAATCTCTGAAATAATAATCATATATGGAAAAC
It includes:
- the rseP gene encoding RIP metalloprotease RseP, translating into MVVLIKIAQLLLSLSILVLVHEFGHFIAAKIFKVRVEKFYIFFNPWFTPFKRLVGETEYGIGWLPLGGYVKLSGMIDESLDTDQMKSEPKSYEFRTKPAWQRFIIMVAGVIMNIILAIVIYIVAMWVWGEQYLHNSEVKYGISVDSIGYEMGLRNGDKIISVDNIIYEDFYEIPAAIILENAETIQVERDGKNENIVIPDGYISKIIKSKSGSFITPRIPFIIGGFTEVSAARDAGMQVGDKIISIDGKPVYFDEFREEVKNYKSATTPITLVRDSDTLTLMVNISDEGMIGAAVQSPLSIFNITNKDYSLIEAIPAGTKKTFTVVNDYFKQLKLIFSPEVKAYESVGGFITIGKIFPDTWNWRAFWSLTAFLSVVLAILNILPIPGLDGGHALFALFEIVTGRRPGDRFLINAQVVGMIILFALIIFANGNDIVQLLSGK